In Myxococcus virescens, a single window of DNA contains:
- a CDS encoding BON domain-containing protein, translating to MNGRRDDDRRWGDREREQRSSRGWEDEHTHPRDTWARAPARDDERVYERGSERRSDFERDDAGVERRRGGPHRGHHRRGGWASEDEAFPRSFDSERHFRDAARDRDTRDYQQDVDFGRAARALDQGREYGRDFDLDRELDRRARHFDPERIARRPGYSPSGTFREVAEDWRLEPPYLGVLEDVGTEGGRRGGHEMPERRGHGGRRHGHRGADDAHERRRREAGGMDRGRPWRAAGHMAETDVRYGGTQPAGHGPGVENMAPPWDGYSTSPSRPDDHDLGQGGFSGGRYRPEGPVRAPPRGRAPRGYRRSSERILADLCDRLMQSWVDAEDVDIRVRDGVVLLAGVVRSQDERHATEALARDVLGVKEVINDIRIDREDGVVDRPASRSPVQTPGMDADDDTLHS from the coding sequence ATGAACGGCAGGCGCGATGACGACCGGCGATGGGGAGACAGGGAGCGGGAGCAGCGGTCCTCGAGGGGCTGGGAGGACGAACACACCCATCCGAGGGACACCTGGGCCCGCGCCCCCGCCAGGGATGATGAGCGCGTTTACGAACGCGGCTCCGAACGCAGGAGCGACTTCGAGCGGGACGACGCCGGCGTCGAGCGACGACGGGGCGGCCCGCACCGGGGCCACCATCGACGAGGCGGTTGGGCCTCCGAGGATGAGGCGTTTCCACGCTCCTTCGACAGCGAGCGACACTTCCGGGACGCGGCGAGGGACCGGGACACACGCGACTACCAACAAGACGTGGACTTCGGACGCGCCGCGCGCGCCCTGGACCAGGGCCGGGAGTATGGCCGCGACTTCGACCTGGACCGGGAGCTGGACCGCCGCGCCCGGCACTTCGACCCGGAGCGCATCGCCAGACGGCCCGGCTACAGCCCCAGCGGCACGTTCCGCGAAGTCGCGGAGGACTGGCGCCTGGAGCCTCCCTACCTCGGCGTCCTGGAGGACGTGGGGACGGAGGGAGGACGCCGGGGCGGGCATGAGATGCCAGAGCGCCGGGGGCACGGCGGGAGGCGTCATGGCCACCGAGGCGCCGACGACGCCCACGAGCGCCGCCGACGGGAAGCGGGCGGCATGGACCGGGGCCGGCCCTGGCGCGCCGCCGGCCACATGGCCGAAACGGATGTCCGCTACGGGGGCACACAGCCCGCGGGCCATGGCCCCGGTGTGGAGAACATGGCGCCACCGTGGGATGGGTACTCCACCAGTCCGTCACGGCCGGACGACCACGACCTGGGCCAAGGTGGCTTCTCGGGTGGGCGCTACCGGCCCGAAGGCCCTGTGAGGGCTCCTCCCCGGGGACGCGCGCCGCGAGGCTACCGGCGCTCCAGCGAGCGAATCCTGGCGGACCTCTGCGACCGGCTGATGCAGAGCTGGGTGGACGCCGAGGACGTGGACATCCGCGTGCGGGACGGCGTGGTGCTGCTGGCCGGCGTGGTGCGCAGCCAGGATGAACGGCACGCGACGGAAGCGCTCGCCCGGGACGTGCTGGGAGTGAAGGAGGTCATCAACGACATTCGCATCGACCGCGAGGACGGCGTCGTGGACCGGCCCGCGTCACGCAGCCCCGTCCAGACTCCGGGCATGGACGCCGACGACGACACACTGCATTCGTGA
- the hutU gene encoding urocanate hydratase — translation MSRVIRAPHGSTLSCKGWVQEAALRMLMNNLDPDVAERPEDLVVYGGTGKAARDWPSFDRIVSSLQNLGDDETLLVQSGKPVGIFRTHPDAPRVLIANSNLVGRWANWEHFHELEKKGLMMYGQMTAGSWIYIGTQGILQGTYETFAAAGRFHFGTDDLAGRLILSGGLGGMGGAQPLAATMNNAVFLGVEIDPTRARRRVETRYLDVVAKDLDEALALVKDAQEKRVGRSIAVIGNAASVFRELYRRGIKPDLVTDQTSAHDPLNGYIPTDLSLEAAAELRQRDPETYVRRARESMMMHVQAMNDFQKAGSHVFDYGNNLRGQAELGGMENAFEFPGFVPAYIRPLFCEGMGPFRWVALSGDPEDIRVTDRVVRELFPQKASLQRWLNMAEERVAFQGLPSRICWLGYGERAKAGLAFNELVRKGEVKAPIVIGRDHLDCGSVASPNRETEAMKDGTDAVADWPILNALVNAVNGASWVSFHHGGGVGMGYSLHAGQVIVADGTPEAARRIERVLTSDPGMGVLRHADAGYPEAIEVAKERGVKIPGITT, via the coding sequence ATGTCCCGCGTCATCCGCGCCCCCCACGGTTCCACCCTGTCCTGCAAGGGCTGGGTCCAGGAGGCCGCGCTCCGGATGTTGATGAACAACCTCGACCCGGACGTCGCCGAGCGCCCCGAGGACCTCGTCGTCTACGGCGGCACCGGCAAGGCCGCCCGCGACTGGCCCTCCTTCGACCGCATCGTGTCGAGCCTCCAGAACCTGGGCGACGATGAGACCCTGCTCGTCCAGTCCGGCAAGCCCGTGGGCATCTTCCGCACGCACCCGGACGCGCCGCGCGTGCTCATCGCCAACTCCAACCTCGTGGGCCGCTGGGCCAACTGGGAGCACTTCCACGAGCTGGAGAAGAAGGGCCTGATGATGTACGGCCAGATGACCGCGGGCTCGTGGATCTACATCGGCACGCAGGGCATCCTCCAGGGCACCTACGAGACCTTCGCCGCCGCCGGCCGCTTCCACTTCGGCACCGACGACCTGGCCGGCCGCCTCATCCTCTCCGGCGGTCTGGGTGGCATGGGTGGCGCGCAGCCGCTGGCTGCCACCATGAACAACGCAGTGTTCCTCGGCGTGGAGATCGACCCCACGCGCGCTCGCCGCCGCGTGGAGACGCGCTACCTGGACGTCGTCGCCAAGGACCTGGATGAAGCGCTGGCCCTGGTGAAGGACGCCCAGGAGAAGCGCGTGGGCCGCTCCATCGCCGTCATCGGCAACGCGGCGTCGGTGTTCCGCGAGCTGTACCGCCGCGGCATCAAGCCGGACCTCGTCACGGACCAGACGAGCGCCCATGACCCGCTCAACGGCTACATCCCCACGGACCTGTCGCTGGAGGCCGCCGCCGAGCTGCGCCAGCGGGATCCGGAGACGTACGTCCGCCGCGCGCGCGAGTCGATGATGATGCACGTGCAGGCGATGAACGACTTCCAGAAGGCCGGCAGCCACGTCTTCGACTACGGCAACAACCTGCGCGGCCAGGCGGAGCTGGGCGGCATGGAGAACGCCTTCGAGTTCCCCGGCTTCGTCCCCGCCTACATCCGCCCCCTCTTCTGCGAGGGCATGGGGCCCTTCCGCTGGGTGGCGCTCTCCGGTGACCCGGAGGACATCCGCGTCACCGACCGCGTAGTGCGCGAGCTGTTCCCCCAGAAGGCCTCGCTCCAGCGCTGGCTGAACATGGCCGAGGAGCGCGTGGCGTTCCAGGGCCTGCCCTCGCGCATCTGCTGGCTGGGGTATGGCGAGCGCGCCAAGGCGGGCCTCGCGTTCAACGAGCTGGTGCGCAAGGGCGAGGTGAAGGCGCCCATCGTCATCGGCCGGGACCACCTGGACTGCGGCTCGGTGGCGTCGCCCAACCGCGAGACGGAGGCGATGAAGGACGGCACGGACGCGGTGGCGGACTGGCCCATCCTCAACGCGCTGGTGAACGCGGTGAACGGCGCCTCGTGGGTGTCCTTCCACCACGGCGGCGGCGTGGGCATGGGCTACTCGCTGCACGCCGGTCAGGTCATCGTCGCGGACGGGACGCCGGAGGCCGCGCGCCGCATCGAGCGCGTGCTCACCAGCGACCCCGGCATGGGCGTGCTGCGCCACGCGGACGCGGGCTACCCGGAGGCCATCGAGGTGGCGAAAGAGCGCGGCGTGAAGATTCCCGGCATCACCACCTGA
- the hutI gene encoding imidazolonepropionase, whose translation MDVLDLLVRNTSEVLTVEGSHRERAEDALTPRPGAVVGVREGRIAYVGPEAGLPTGAVGPGTEVVDAQGGFVGPGFVDPHTHLVFAGERSAEFDLRNQGATYLEIAKAGGGIAGTVRATRAASEEELVRLALPRTKRLLEQGVTTAEVKSGYGLDLATELKMLRAVRRLGTLTPLELVPTLLCAHAVPEEYRGKREDYVRLCIEEILPAVAREGLARFCDVFVEDSAFTVDEARRILSAGRALGMVPRLHADQLTACGASELAAELGAATADHLEQVTDAGLKALADANVTAVLVPTSTLFLRMRPYAPGRRIRDAGLNIALGTNVNPGSAMSENTALALGLACLENGLTAAEAYWGATRGAAMSLGLQQHGRLTVGDAGDLVVFSCASYRHLPYHLGVAHARVVVKAGRIAVRQQMEGCA comes from the coding sequence ATGGACGTGCTGGACCTGCTGGTGCGCAACACCTCCGAAGTGCTGACGGTGGAAGGCTCGCACCGCGAGCGCGCGGAGGACGCCCTCACCCCACGCCCAGGTGCGGTGGTGGGCGTGCGTGAAGGACGCATCGCCTACGTGGGCCCCGAGGCCGGCCTCCCCACGGGCGCGGTGGGCCCTGGCACCGAGGTGGTGGACGCCCAGGGTGGCTTCGTGGGCCCCGGCTTCGTGGACCCCCACACGCACCTCGTCTTCGCCGGTGAGCGCTCGGCGGAGTTCGACCTGCGCAACCAGGGCGCCACCTACCTGGAGATTGCCAAGGCCGGCGGTGGCATCGCCGGCACGGTGCGGGCCACGCGGGCCGCGAGCGAGGAGGAGCTGGTGCGGCTCGCCCTCCCCCGCACGAAGCGCCTGTTGGAGCAGGGCGTCACGACGGCGGAGGTGAAGAGCGGCTACGGGCTCGACCTGGCGACGGAGCTGAAGATGCTGCGCGCGGTGCGGCGGCTCGGGACGCTAACGCCGCTGGAGCTGGTCCCCACGCTGCTGTGCGCGCACGCCGTGCCGGAGGAGTACCGCGGCAAGCGCGAGGACTACGTGCGGCTGTGCATCGAGGAGATTCTTCCCGCCGTCGCGCGCGAGGGGCTGGCGCGCTTCTGTGACGTTTTCGTGGAAGACAGCGCCTTCACCGTGGACGAGGCGCGCCGCATCTTGAGCGCGGGCCGGGCACTCGGGATGGTGCCGCGGCTGCATGCGGACCAGCTCACCGCGTGTGGTGCCTCCGAGCTCGCCGCGGAGCTGGGGGCCGCCACGGCGGACCACCTGGAGCAGGTGACGGACGCGGGACTCAAGGCGCTGGCGGACGCCAACGTCACGGCGGTGCTCGTTCCCACCTCCACGCTGTTCCTGCGCATGCGGCCCTACGCGCCTGGACGCCGCATCCGCGATGCGGGGCTCAACATCGCTTTGGGCACCAACGTCAACCCCGGTTCCGCCATGAGTGAAAACACAGCACTGGCGCTGGGACTTGCGTGTCTGGAAAACGGGCTTACTGCGGCAGAGGCGTATTGGGGAGCCACCCGTGGCGCGGCCATGTCCTTGGGGCTGCAACAGCACGGAAGGCTGACCGTAGGTGACGCGGGCGACCTGGTGGTCTTCAGCTGTGCTTCGTACCGCCACCTGCCCTACCATCTAGGGGTAGCGCACGCGCGAGTGGTCGTGAAGGCCGGACGCATCGCTGTCCGGCAGCAGATGGAAGGTTGCGCGTGA
- a CDS encoding class II glutamine amidotransferase, which produces MCRLFGFRSAIPAAVHPSLVTEKNSLLIQSREHKDGWGIAAYGAEQAPVVAHGVGPAHSDPDFERVSSRVSSHTVVAHIRLASVGAVELRNSHPFLHGRWSFVHNGTLREFAQHRAAVEALICPSLRTNIRGTTDSERCFYLFLTRLGARHPIDRKVPVEAVARALAETMSLVAAITDAAGQDGRSAMNFLVSDGELMVASRRNRTLFVSTGPSRDDVSTLPAPGTKLEQLVVASESLCGGPYWAPVAEEDVIGVDANLVFHHWRVPELAGPDLFPAVKPATSPIVA; this is translated from the coding sequence ATGTGCCGACTCTTTGGATTCCGTTCAGCGATTCCCGCCGCGGTGCACCCTTCGTTGGTGACGGAGAAGAACTCGCTCCTCATCCAGTCGCGCGAGCACAAGGATGGATGGGGCATCGCGGCCTACGGCGCCGAGCAGGCGCCGGTGGTGGCGCACGGTGTGGGGCCCGCGCACAGCGACCCGGACTTCGAGCGGGTGAGCAGCCGGGTGTCCTCCCACACGGTGGTGGCGCACATCCGCCTGGCCTCGGTGGGCGCGGTGGAGCTGCGCAACTCGCACCCCTTCCTGCATGGCCGCTGGTCGTTCGTGCATAACGGCACGCTGCGGGAGTTCGCGCAGCACCGGGCTGCCGTGGAAGCGCTCATCTGCCCGAGCCTGCGGACGAACATCCGGGGCACCACGGACAGCGAGCGGTGCTTCTACCTGTTCCTCACCCGCCTGGGTGCCCGCCATCCGATTGACCGGAAGGTCCCCGTGGAGGCCGTGGCGCGCGCGCTGGCGGAGACGATGTCGTTGGTGGCCGCCATCACGGATGCCGCGGGACAGGATGGCCGCTCGGCGATGAACTTCCTCGTGTCCGACGGCGAGTTGATGGTGGCCTCGCGGCGCAACCGAACGCTGTTCGTGTCCACGGGCCCGTCGCGCGACGACGTGTCGACGCTGCCGGCACCAGGGACGAAGTTGGAGCAGCTCGTCGTGGCCAGTGAGTCGCTGTGTGGCGGGCCGTACTGGGCACCAGTGGCCGAGGAGGACGTCATCGGCGTGGACGCGAACCTCGTCTTCCACCACTGGCGCGTGCCGGAGCTCGCGGGTCCGGACCTCTTCCCCGCCGTGAAGCCGGCCACGTCGCCCATCGTGGCCTGA
- the tsaE gene encoding tRNA (adenosine(37)-N6)-threonylcarbamoyltransferase complex ATPase subunit type 1 TsaE: protein MSTEASAARVRTVRLESPEETHRLGVRLGELLEPGDFVGLIGDLGAGKTHLVRGVAAGANVPRSEVASPTFAIVYPYSGRIPLYHADLYRLTDYDDLYATGFLDLEGTESAMLVEWLDKIPQAAPRDYLRVTLKHAGGEARELTAEAFGVRPAALLDAWMG, encoded by the coding sequence ATGAGCACGGAAGCGTCGGCCGCGCGTGTGCGGACGGTACGGCTGGAGTCTCCCGAGGAGACGCACCGGCTGGGTGTGCGCCTGGGCGAGTTGCTGGAGCCCGGTGACTTCGTGGGGCTGATTGGCGACCTGGGCGCGGGAAAGACGCACCTGGTGCGCGGAGTGGCGGCCGGGGCGAACGTTCCTCGCTCCGAGGTGGCGAGCCCCACGTTCGCGATTGTGTATCCGTATTCGGGACGCATCCCGCTGTACCACGCGGACCTGTACCGGCTGACGGACTACGACGACCTGTACGCCACGGGCTTCCTGGACCTGGAAGGCACCGAGAGCGCGATGCTGGTGGAGTGGTTGGACAAGATTCCGCAGGCCGCGCCGCGTGACTACCTGCGCGTCACGCTGAAGCACGCGGGCGGCGAGGCACGCGAGCTGACGGCGGAGGCGTTTGGTGTACGGCCCGCGGCGTTGCTTGACGCGTGGATGGGCTGA
- a CDS encoding NAD(P)H-hydrate dehydratase — MLRVLTAAQMRQAEQAAEARHGMPSALLMENAGRGLAEVARGLVGSGGRFVVVCGPGNNGGDGLVAARFLREGGACVSVVMVGDAAKLTPEARRNLEAVKGFGVTPRTLEAVEPARRGDVVVDALFGTGLSRAPAGAFADAVSAIRGWRAAGAKVVAADVPSGLQSDTGAAFSPCVEADATVAFGFLKPGQVLEPGASLCGRAHRVDIGMGGESSSEVSGPELFVVEEPDARRTLPARKADSHKGTFGHVLVVAGSRGKTGAAALVAKAALRSGAGLVTVAARADALDIIQAHSAEIMGIPLEASGPLGMGDLDALVAAAEGKDALVIGPGIPRGPETGALIGELLSRVEVPAVLDADALNAVATDLSVLRRAKGPVVMTPHPGEMARLTGRSTKEVQAHRLDVARQFSVGLKVTLVLKGDRTLTSDADGRVYLNTTGNPGMATGGSGDVLSGICGAFLAQSFPVPSAIWTAVYAHGLAGDLAAAKRGQLGLVAGDIVEQGLCEVWLRWER; from the coding sequence ATGTTGCGCGTCCTCACCGCTGCCCAGATGCGTCAGGCCGAGCAGGCCGCCGAAGCCCGCCACGGCATGCCCTCCGCGTTGCTGATGGAGAATGCCGGGCGGGGGCTCGCGGAGGTGGCACGGGGGCTCGTCGGCTCGGGTGGGCGCTTCGTGGTGGTGTGTGGACCGGGCAACAATGGAGGGGACGGGTTGGTGGCCGCGCGCTTTCTCCGGGAAGGCGGCGCCTGCGTATCGGTGGTGATGGTGGGCGACGCCGCGAAGCTGACGCCCGAGGCGCGCCGGAACTTGGAGGCGGTGAAGGGCTTCGGTGTGACGCCGCGCACGCTGGAGGCCGTGGAGCCGGCCAGGCGCGGTGACGTGGTGGTGGACGCGCTCTTTGGCACGGGCTTGAGTCGTGCGCCCGCGGGGGCCTTCGCGGACGCCGTGTCGGCGATTCGCGGCTGGCGAGCAGCAGGGGCCAAGGTCGTGGCGGCGGATGTGCCGTCCGGGCTTCAGAGCGACACCGGAGCGGCTTTCTCGCCGTGTGTGGAGGCGGATGCCACCGTGGCGTTCGGCTTCCTCAAGCCGGGGCAGGTGCTGGAGCCAGGGGCCTCGCTGTGTGGCCGCGCGCACCGGGTGGACATCGGCATGGGGGGCGAGTCCTCGAGCGAGGTCTCCGGTCCCGAGCTCTTCGTGGTGGAGGAGCCGGACGCGCGCCGCACATTGCCGGCGAGGAAGGCGGACTCTCACAAGGGGACCTTTGGCCACGTGCTGGTGGTGGCGGGCAGCCGGGGAAAGACGGGGGCCGCGGCGCTGGTGGCGAAGGCGGCGCTGCGCTCCGGGGCGGGGCTCGTGACAGTGGCCGCTCGCGCGGATGCGCTGGACATCATCCAGGCGCATTCAGCGGAAATCATGGGCATCCCGCTGGAGGCTTCCGGGCCGCTGGGCATGGGTGACCTGGACGCGCTGGTGGCGGCGGCGGAGGGGAAGGATGCGCTCGTCATCGGGCCGGGGATTCCTCGGGGGCCAGAGACGGGGGCGCTGATTGGCGAGCTGTTGTCGCGCGTGGAGGTGCCCGCGGTGTTGGACGCGGACGCGCTCAATGCGGTGGCCACGGACCTGTCGGTGCTGCGCCGGGCGAAGGGGCCGGTGGTGATGACGCCGCACCCGGGAGAGATGGCCCGGCTGACGGGCAGGTCCACGAAGGAAGTCCAAGCGCACCGGCTGGATGTGGCGCGGCAGTTCTCCGTGGGCTTGAAGGTGACGCTCGTGCTGAAGGGAGACCGGACGCTGACGAGCGACGCGGACGGGCGCGTGTACCTCAACACTACGGGCAACCCAGGAATGGCGACGGGGGGCTCGGGGGATGTCCTGTCCGGGATTTGTGGCGCGTTCCTGGCTCAGTCGTTTCCAGTGCCCTCGGCCATCTGGACGGCGGTGTACGCGCACGGGCTCGCTGGAGATTTGGCGGCGGCGAAGCGCGGGCAACTGGGGTTGGTTGCAGGGGACATCGTGGAGCAGGGGCTGTGTGAGGTGTGGCTGCGGTGGGAACGATGA
- the acpS gene encoding holo-ACP synthase, which produces MGIRGLGLDICSISRIQRILDGPRAEPFLNRVYTEAERALCGRRSDAASAYAARFAAKEALVKALGAPPGIRWKDMEVRRQGGAPYFALSGVALEVMEARGLEAFLALTHDADVAAATVVLQSKGD; this is translated from the coding sequence ATGGGAATCCGCGGCCTGGGCCTGGACATCTGCTCCATCTCCCGCATCCAGCGCATCCTGGACGGGCCTCGCGCGGAGCCCTTCCTGAACCGCGTCTACACCGAGGCGGAGCGGGCCTTGTGCGGCCGGCGGAGTGACGCGGCCAGTGCCTATGCCGCGCGCTTCGCCGCCAAGGAGGCCCTGGTGAAGGCGCTGGGCGCCCCGCCGGGCATCCGCTGGAAGGACATGGAGGTCCGGCGGCAGGGCGGAGCGCCTTATTTCGCACTGTCCGGCGTGGCCCTGGAGGTCATGGAGGCGCGAGGGCTGGAGGCCTTCCTCGCGCTGACCCACGATGCGGACGTCGCCGCCGCCACGGTGGTGCTCCAGTCGAAGGGGGATTGA
- a CDS encoding pyridoxine 5'-phosphate synthase: MGQRLGVNVDHVATLRQARRTTYPDPVTAAALAELAGAQQITIHLREDRRHIQDRDLRILRETVQTLLNLEMAATAEMVKLAYEHKPDVVTLVPERREELTTEGGLEVANQREHIAKIIKNLKDGEIAVSLFIDPDLDQVRAAHKVNADRIELHTGRYCEARNEKERARELARIIDAAKAGTKLGLGVAAGHGLNYDNVHPIARISEIDELNIGHAIVGRAVLVGFERAVREMLEIMRNPG; the protein is encoded by the coding sequence ATGGGACAGCGACTGGGTGTCAACGTGGACCATGTGGCGACGCTGCGTCAGGCGAGGCGCACCACGTATCCGGATCCGGTGACGGCCGCGGCGCTGGCGGAGCTTGCCGGCGCGCAACAAATCACCATCCACCTGCGCGAGGATCGGCGTCACATCCAGGACCGGGATTTGCGCATCCTCCGTGAAACGGTGCAGACGCTCCTGAACCTGGAGATGGCCGCCACCGCGGAGATGGTGAAGCTCGCCTACGAGCACAAGCCGGACGTGGTGACGCTGGTGCCCGAGCGCCGCGAGGAGCTCACCACGGAGGGCGGCCTGGAGGTCGCCAACCAGCGCGAGCACATCGCGAAGATCATCAAGAACCTGAAGGACGGCGAGATTGCCGTCTCGCTCTTCATCGACCCGGACCTGGACCAGGTGCGGGCAGCGCACAAGGTGAACGCGGACCGCATCGAGCTGCACACGGGCCGCTACTGCGAGGCGCGCAACGAGAAGGAGCGGGCCCGGGAGCTGGCGCGCATCATCGACGCGGCCAAGGCGGGCACCAAGCTGGGCCTGGGCGTGGCCGCGGGCCATGGGCTCAACTACGACAACGTGCACCCGATTGCCCGCATCTCCGAAATCGACGAGCTGAACATCGGGCACGCCATCGTCGGTCGCGCGGTGCTGGTGGGCTTCGAGCGGGCGGTGCGCGAGATGCTCGAAATCATGCGCAACCCGGGGTAG
- the glmM gene encoding phosphoglucosamine mutase, protein MAYRMNMPPKEAQASQKLFGTDGVRGKANVYPMTAEVAMQLGRALAFLIRNGPHRHRVIVGKDTRLSGYMLEQALASGLTSMGVDVELVGPLPTPGISNITTSMRADAGAVISASHNPYEDNGIKFFWRDGFKLPDETEGKIEELVSSGSIDSIRPTATKIGRAFRMEDARGRYIVFLKATFPRELTLEGMTIVVDCANGAAYKTAPAVLEELGAKVIALGVSPDGKNINHKCGALYPENLAKTVVKHGAHLGIALDGDADRLIVVDEKGKVVDGDAIMAICTGELVARKQLKKKMLVSTVMSNIGLERAVARWGVKVARTRVGDRYVVDEMRRNGYNLGGEQSGHLIFLDHTTTGDGTLAALQLLAVMCRAGKPLSELASIFEPVPQTLVNVAVKQKKELGELPTVMKVIKSVEQRLGNTGRVLVRFSGTEPKARVLIEGEDAARNQAYAKEIADALSKALSV, encoded by the coding sequence ATGGCGTACAGGATGAACATGCCTCCGAAGGAGGCGCAGGCTTCCCAGAAGCTGTTCGGCACGGATGGTGTTCGCGGGAAGGCGAACGTCTATCCCATGACTGCCGAGGTCGCGATGCAGCTCGGGCGGGCGCTCGCGTTCCTCATCCGCAACGGCCCCCACCGCCACCGCGTCATCGTGGGCAAGGACACGCGGCTGTCCGGCTACATGCTGGAGCAGGCGCTGGCCTCCGGCCTCACCTCCATGGGCGTGGACGTGGAGCTCGTCGGGCCGCTGCCGACCCCGGGCATCTCCAACATCACCACCTCCATGCGGGCGGATGCGGGCGCCGTCATCTCCGCGTCCCACAACCCTTACGAGGACAACGGCATCAAGTTCTTCTGGCGCGACGGCTTCAAGCTGCCGGACGAGACGGAAGGCAAGATTGAGGAGCTGGTGTCCAGCGGCTCCATCGACTCCATCCGTCCCACGGCCACGAAGATTGGCCGGGCCTTCCGCATGGAGGACGCGCGGGGCCGCTACATCGTCTTCCTGAAGGCCACCTTCCCGCGCGAGCTGACGCTGGAGGGGATGACCATCGTCGTCGACTGCGCCAACGGCGCGGCCTACAAGACGGCGCCCGCCGTGCTGGAGGAGCTGGGCGCCAAGGTGATTGCGCTCGGCGTTTCGCCGGACGGAAAGAACATCAACCACAAGTGTGGCGCCCTCTATCCGGAGAACCTGGCCAAGACGGTGGTGAAGCACGGCGCGCACCTGGGCATCGCCCTGGACGGTGACGCCGACCGCCTCATCGTCGTGGACGAGAAGGGCAAGGTCGTCGACGGCGACGCCATCATGGCCATCTGCACGGGCGAGCTGGTGGCCCGCAAGCAGCTGAAGAAGAAGATGTTGGTCTCCACGGTGATGAGCAACATCGGCCTGGAGCGCGCGGTGGCGCGCTGGGGCGTGAAGGTGGCTCGCACGCGCGTGGGTGACCGCTACGTCGTCGATGAGATGCGCCGCAATGGCTACAACCTGGGCGGCGAGCAGAGCGGCCACCTCATCTTCCTGGACCACACCACCACGGGTGACGGAACCCTGGCGGCGCTCCAGTTGCTGGCGGTGATGTGCCGGGCGGGCAAGCCCCTGAGCGAGCTGGCCTCCATCTTCGAGCCCGTGCCCCAGACGCTGGTCAACGTCGCCGTGAAGCAGAAGAAGGAGCTGGGCGAGCTCCCGACGGTGATGAAGGTCATCAAGAGCGTGGAGCAGCGGCTGGGCAACACCGGCCGGGTGCTGGTGCGCTTCTCCGGCACCGAGCCCAAGGCCCGCGTCCTCATCGAGGGCGAGGACGCCGCCCGCAACCAGGCCTACGCGAAGGAAATCGCGGACGCGCTGTCCAAGGCCCTCAGCGTCTGA
- the folP gene encoding dihydropteroate synthase, translating into MIRARPLTSEHPEDLILAFRRMGLKEPTQRALLETLPFTRLLLTGLSPQDEAFLQTLSEAFPEWLPGGVHSRSGTGLLTGRAEQFQRLVTAARADARGLSALASAVASALAAGVAPAVLTLGERRFEWGARTYVMGVVNATPDSFSDGGRHAGTDAAIAHGLALAEAGADLLDVGGESTRPGSLPVSADEELARVIPVIEGLRARTDVPLSVDTTKAAVAREALKAGAHLINDITGFSSDAGLPRVVAEAGAACCLMHIQGTPATMQQAPRYDDVVEDVLAFLEAAILRAGSAGIPRGRILLDPGIGFGKTFEHNLFLLRRLPELRVLGLPLLVGTSRKGFLGRLAGGKPASERLAATLGSVAVMAALGGADVVRVHDVAEARDALAVADAIRRCEDGGTFYAR; encoded by the coding sequence ATGATTCGCGCCCGCCCCCTGACTTCGGAGCACCCGGAGGACCTCATCCTGGCCTTCCGGCGGATGGGGCTGAAGGAGCCCACGCAACGGGCCCTGCTGGAGACGCTGCCATTCACTCGGCTCCTCCTCACCGGGTTGAGCCCCCAGGACGAGGCCTTCCTGCAGACGCTGTCGGAGGCGTTCCCCGAATGGCTTCCCGGGGGCGTCCACTCCCGTTCGGGGACGGGGCTGCTGACGGGGCGCGCCGAGCAGTTCCAGCGGCTGGTGACGGCTGCTCGCGCCGACGCCCGGGGTCTGTCCGCGTTGGCATCGGCGGTGGCGTCCGCGCTGGCCGCGGGCGTGGCGCCGGCGGTGCTGACGCTGGGCGAAAGGCGCTTCGAGTGGGGCGCCCGCACCTACGTCATGGGCGTGGTGAACGCGACGCCGGACAGCTTCTCGGATGGCGGGCGCCATGCCGGGACGGACGCCGCCATCGCCCACGGGTTGGCCCTGGCCGAGGCGGGGGCGGACCTGCTCGACGTGGGCGGCGAGTCCACCCGGCCCGGCTCCCTGCCGGTCAGCGCCGACGAGGAGTTGGCTCGGGTGATTCCCGTCATCGAGGGCCTGCGGGCCCGGACCGATGTGCCGCTTTCCGTGGACACCACCAAGGCCGCGGTGGCGCGCGAGGCGTTGAAGGCCGGTGCGCACCTCATCAATGACATCACCGGCTTCAGCTCCGATGCCGGCCTGCCCCGCGTGGTGGCCGAGGCCGGCGCCGCCTGCTGCCTGATGCACATCCAGGGCACTCCGGCCACGATGCAGCAGGCGCCGCGCTACGACGACGTCGTCGAGGACGTGCTGGCCTTCCTGGAGGCCGCCATCCTCCGGGCCGGGTCGGCGGGCATCCCCCGGGGGCGCATCCTCCTGGACCCCGGCATCGGCTTTGGGAAGACCTTCGAGCACAACCTCTTCCTGCTGCGCCGCCTCCCGGAGTTGCGCGTGCTGGGGCTGCCGCTGCTGGTGGGCACGAGCCGCAAGGGCTTCCTCGGCCGGTTGGCGGGCGGCAAGCCAGCCTCCGAACGGCTGGCGGCGACGTTGGGCTCAGTGGCCGTCATGGCGGCGCTGGGCGGGGCCGACGTGGTCCGCGTCCATGACGTGGCCGAGGCCCGGGACGCGCTGGCCGTCGCGGACGCCATCCGGCGGTGCGAAGATGGAGGAACGTTCTACGCCCGGTAA